From Micromonospora rifamycinica, a single genomic window includes:
- a CDS encoding glycosyltransferase 87 family protein, protein MPTTVGRRADRLAPVRRATSGIDRRTVVRTGIVAAVAYAAWLAIGAFGRPYNFFDMKIYHGAVVWWASGHELYEFIAPTTTLGFTYPPFAALAMLPMARLPIEVAGWINAAGSIAALAVVLAALLRPIVDRLGWPLWFTVAIATPMATAIEPVRETLGYGQVNLLLFALIMADLVGLRWRSRRGSHGRDTDGPLLRLLYSGSWAGVGIGLATAVKLTPALFIAYLLITRQWRVAATAVGTTIGVTLGSFALVGTESRAYFGGVLWQTERVGAADMTPNQSLAGLLARLYDSIETPGLLWLAFSVLILALGLSRAANARADGDELTAFTLVGLTANVISPISWSHHLVWVIPAIIVLADAAVRRREASRGLSVRTGQQSYGGPPGVSGLRPPIWYPTLTGLRHGVAALGLYLLFLISPIWPYEHKLPEVSHYQNGLFGALMENSLALALIVLVAALPWRPGAEPAFYADRPARIAAGRR, encoded by the coding sequence ATGCCGACGACCGTCGGTAGACGTGCGGACCGCCTCGCCCCAGTCCGTCGCGCAACGAGTGGGATCGATCGTAGGACAGTCGTACGGACCGGCATCGTGGCCGCCGTCGCCTATGCCGCATGGCTCGCCATCGGTGCTTTCGGGCGGCCGTACAACTTCTTCGACATGAAGATCTACCACGGCGCGGTGGTGTGGTGGGCGAGCGGGCACGAGTTGTACGAGTTCATCGCGCCCACCACCACCCTGGGCTTCACCTACCCGCCCTTCGCCGCGCTGGCCATGCTGCCGATGGCCCGGCTACCGATCGAGGTGGCCGGGTGGATCAACGCGGCCGGCAGCATCGCCGCGCTGGCGGTGGTCCTCGCCGCGCTGCTGCGGCCGATCGTCGACCGGCTCGGCTGGCCGCTCTGGTTCACCGTGGCCATCGCCACCCCGATGGCCACGGCCATCGAACCGGTCCGGGAGACCCTGGGGTACGGGCAGGTCAACCTGCTCCTGTTCGCGTTGATCATGGCCGACCTGGTGGGCCTGCGCTGGCGTTCCCGGCGGGGCAGCCACGGGCGCGACACCGACGGCCCGCTCCTGCGGCTGCTCTACAGCGGGTCCTGGGCGGGCGTGGGCATCGGCCTGGCCACCGCCGTCAAGCTCACCCCGGCGCTGTTCATCGCCTACCTGCTGATCACCCGGCAGTGGCGGGTCGCCGCCACCGCCGTCGGCACCACCATCGGCGTCACCCTGGGCAGCTTCGCGCTGGTCGGCACCGAGTCGCGGGCCTACTTCGGCGGAGTGCTGTGGCAGACCGAGCGGGTCGGCGCCGCCGACATGACGCCCAACCAGTCGCTGGCCGGTCTGCTGGCCCGGCTCTACGACTCGATCGAGACGCCCGGCCTGCTCTGGCTGGCCTTCTCGGTGCTGATCCTGGCCCTCGGGCTGTCCCGGGCCGCCAACGCCCGCGCCGACGGCGACGAGTTGACCGCGTTCACCCTGGTCGGGCTGACCGCCAACGTGATCAGCCCGATCTCCTGGTCGCACCACCTGGTCTGGGTCATCCCGGCGATCATCGTGCTCGCCGACGCCGCCGTACGCCGCCGCGAGGCGAGCCGGGGGCTGTCGGTGCGTACCGGCCAGCAGTCGTACGGGGGGCCGCCCGGGGTGAGCGGACTGCGCCCGCCGATCTGGTACCCGACGCTGACCGGGCTGCGGCACGGGGTGGCGGCCCTCGGGTTGTACCTGCTCTTCCTGATCTCGCCGATCTGGCCGTACGAGCACAAGCTGCCCGAGGTGTCCCACTACCAGAACGGCCTGTTCGGCGCGCTGATGGAGAACTCGCTCGCGCTGGCGCTGATCGTCCTGGTCGCCGCCCTGCCCTGGCGGCCCGGTGCCGAGCCCGCCTTCTACGCCGACCGGCCGGCCCGCATCGCCGCCGGCCGCCGCTGA
- a CDS encoding DoxX family protein codes for MKPVRSLARVMLSGIFVVSGARNFQHPQRLVPAARPVTDRVAPLIQRAAPQLPTDTETLIRANAAVQFAAGLMLATGKFTRPAALVLAGTLVPTTAAGHPFWDDDDPAKRNNNQVHFLKNLGLFGGLLLAAADTEGKPGLRWRAGHRIGHSRRSVGRAVRTARREARIAVRSAAAARRLPG; via the coding sequence ATGAAACCCGTGCGCTCCCTCGCCCGTGTCATGTTGAGCGGCATCTTCGTGGTCAGCGGCGCCCGCAACTTCCAACACCCCCAGCGGCTCGTCCCGGCGGCCAGGCCGGTCACCGACCGGGTCGCCCCGCTGATCCAGCGGGCCGCGCCGCAGCTGCCCACCGACACCGAGACGTTGATCCGCGCCAACGCCGCCGTGCAGTTCGCCGCCGGCCTGATGCTGGCCACCGGGAAGTTCACCCGACCCGCCGCGCTGGTGCTCGCCGGCACGCTGGTGCCCACCACCGCCGCCGGTCACCCGTTCTGGGACGACGACGACCCGGCGAAGCGGAACAACAACCAGGTCCACTTCCTGAAGAATCTCGGACTCTTCGGTGGTCTGCTGCTCGCCGCCGCCGACACCGAGGGGAAGCCGGGCCTGCGCTGGCGGGCCGGGCACCGCATCGGCCACTCTCGACGTTCGGTCGGTCGCGCGGTGCGTACCGCCCGGCGGGAGGCCCGGATCGCCGTCCGGTCGGCCGCCGCCGCCCGCCGGCTCCCCGGCTGA
- a CDS encoding GNAT family N-acetyltransferase, translated as MTTLRLRPEDPADAGPVRRVLAAAFARPDGTTPGEVTLVDELRGSAAWLPELAMVAEYGGEVVGYALLTRVRVEADRERVAALVLGPVAVAPHRQRVGHGTAVVQAALEAATELGERLVVVLGDPAYYRRFGFSRADRMGLVSPWSGLGEPWQALVLPPEVSHAPPPPRGEVVFPPPWSRV; from the coding sequence ATGACGACCCTGCGGTTGCGTCCCGAGGACCCGGCCGACGCCGGCCCGGTCCGCCGGGTGCTGGCTGCCGCCTTCGCCCGCCCCGACGGCACCACCCCCGGTGAGGTCACCCTGGTGGACGAGCTGCGCGGCAGCGCGGCGTGGCTGCCGGAGCTGGCGATGGTCGCCGAGTACGGCGGCGAGGTGGTGGGGTACGCGCTGCTCACCCGGGTCCGGGTCGAGGCCGACCGGGAACGCGTGGCCGCGCTGGTGCTCGGCCCGGTGGCGGTGGCGCCGCACCGGCAGCGGGTCGGGCACGGGACGGCGGTGGTGCAGGCCGCCCTGGAGGCCGCCACCGAGCTGGGCGAACGGCTGGTGGTGGTGCTCGGCGACCCGGCGTACTACCGGCGTTTCGGCTTCAGCCGGGCGGACCGGATGGGGCTGGTCAGCCCCTGGTCGGGGCTGGGGGAACCCTGGCAGGCGTTGGTGCTGCCGCCCGAGGTCAGCCACGCGCCGCCGCCACCGCGCGGCGAGGTGGTCTTCCCGCCGCCCTGGTCCCGGGTCTGA
- a CDS encoding ATP-binding protein, whose protein sequence is MDPVRNPYAPGAGQRPPELAGRGRELDVFDVVLQRIARGRPERSLMLTGLRGVGKTVLLNTLRSQAINQLWGTGKIEARPDQSLRRPIAAALHMAVRELAPRHRAPDRIDAFLGVLKAFGQRGVPATGRAGAAPRLRDRWQPGIDVPASSGRADSGDIEIDLVELLTDAAAIAGEVGTGVAVFIDEMQDLGAEDVSALCAACHELSQLGAPLIVVGAGLPHLPAVLSAAKSYSERLFRYLRIDRLDRIAADRALCAPAEREQVEYEQKALDLLYEASGGYPYFVQAYGKATWDHAPRSPITDADVRVAAPEAEAELAVGFFGSRFERATPAEREYMRTMAVLSPVAGEVDGGGRDDMDAAVSTAEIARALGRKPASLSPARDALIKKGLIYSGERGTVAFTVPHFGRYLRTQPA, encoded by the coding sequence GTGGATCCGGTCCGCAACCCGTACGCCCCGGGTGCCGGTCAGCGCCCGCCCGAACTCGCCGGGCGGGGGCGGGAGCTGGACGTCTTCGACGTGGTGCTGCAACGGATCGCCCGGGGTCGCCCCGAACGCAGCCTGATGCTCACCGGCCTGCGGGGTGTCGGCAAGACCGTCCTGTTGAACACGTTGCGTTCCCAGGCGATCAACCAGCTCTGGGGCACCGGCAAGATCGAGGCCCGGCCGGACCAGTCCCTGCGCCGGCCGATCGCCGCCGCGCTGCACATGGCGGTCCGCGAACTGGCCCCCCGGCACCGCGCACCGGACCGGATCGACGCCTTCCTCGGCGTGCTCAAGGCGTTCGGGCAACGCGGTGTGCCGGCCACCGGGCGGGCCGGCGCGGCCCCCCGGCTGCGGGACCGCTGGCAGCCCGGCATCGACGTACCGGCCAGCAGCGGGCGGGCCGACTCGGGTGACATCGAGATCGACCTGGTGGAGCTGCTCACCGACGCGGCGGCGATAGCCGGGGAGGTGGGCACCGGGGTCGCCGTGTTCATCGACGAGATGCAGGACCTCGGCGCGGAGGACGTCTCGGCGCTCTGCGCCGCCTGTCACGAGCTGTCCCAGCTCGGTGCCCCGCTGATCGTGGTCGGCGCGGGCCTGCCGCATCTGCCGGCGGTGCTCAGCGCCGCCAAGTCGTACTCCGAACGGTTGTTCCGCTATCTGCGGATCGACCGGCTGGACCGGATCGCCGCCGACCGGGCGCTCTGCGCACCGGCCGAACGGGAGCAGGTGGAGTACGAGCAGAAGGCCCTCGACCTGCTCTACGAGGCCTCCGGCGGCTACCCGTACTTCGTCCAGGCGTACGGGAAGGCGACCTGGGACCATGCTCCCCGGTCACCGATCACGGACGCGGACGTCCGGGTCGCCGCGCCCGAGGCGGAGGCGGAGCTGGCGGTCGGCTTCTTCGGATCCCGGTTCGAGCGGGCCACCCCGGCCGAACGCGAGTACATGCGGACGATGGCGGTCCTCTCCCCGGTGGCGGGGGAGGTCGACGGCGGTGGGCGGGACGACATGGACGCCGCGGTGTCGACCGCCGAGATCGCCCGCGCGCTGGGGCGCAAGCCGGCCAGCCTCTCCCCGGCGCGGGACGCGCTGATCAAGAAGGGGCTGATCTACTCCGGGGAACGCGGCACGGTCGCCTTCACCGTCCCGCACTTCGGCCGCTACCTGCGTACCCAACCGGCCTGA
- a CDS encoding LppU/SCO3897 family protein, translating to MALIIGLVVFLLLCPCLGVAGWFVLASDDDADPAPVASTSSAPTESGPTEGPTAGPTEGPTEPTGEPTTIEPTPTRADQITKGDCVVNDGTASSADLRKVPCGPDTYEVLLRIPASTNGERCRSLAPGSNANYVHDNSVDLFDYVLCLRKRS from the coding sequence ATCGCGCTGATCATCGGCCTGGTGGTGTTCCTGCTGCTCTGCCCGTGCCTGGGGGTGGCCGGTTGGTTCGTCCTGGCGTCGGATGACGACGCCGACCCGGCGCCGGTGGCGAGCACGTCCAGCGCCCCGACCGAGAGCGGACCGACGGAGGGGCCGACCGCGGGGCCGACGGAGGGGCCGACGGAACCGACCGGCGAACCGACGACGATCGAGCCGACCCCGACCCGGGCCGACCAGATCACCAAGGGCGACTGTGTGGTCAACGACGGTACGGCCAGCAGCGCCGACCTGCGCAAGGTGCCGTGCGGTCCGGACACCTACGAGGTGCTGCTCCGGATTCCCGCCTCCACCAACGGGGAGCGGTGCCGGTCGCTGGCACCCGGGTCGAACGCCAACTACGTGCACGACAACTCGGTGGACCTCTTCGACTACGTGCTCTGCCTGCGCAAACGGAGCTGA
- a CDS encoding LppU/SCO3897 family protein codes for MDQPPTAAPEGYGPTEPYAPGTPGAYPGDPTSGRGRGALVAVLVVLAVLVVGGGTLWYLRDSGDGSPTPTDAVLPTSPVEPDTATTGPAATTPALASSADPRFVKAGQCVRNEGVVAGKPKLIITECVPKTYEVLRRFDGATSGERDAEAKCGKVEGYTNWYFFDSELDTLDFVLCLKQR; via the coding sequence GTGGACCAGCCCCCCACGGCCGCGCCGGAGGGGTACGGGCCGACGGAGCCCTACGCGCCGGGTACGCCCGGGGCGTACCCGGGCGACCCGACGTCGGGGCGCGGGCGTGGGGCACTGGTCGCGGTGCTGGTCGTGCTCGCGGTACTGGTCGTCGGTGGTGGCACCCTGTGGTACCTGCGCGACAGCGGTGACGGGTCGCCGACCCCCACCGATGCCGTGCTGCCGACCTCGCCGGTCGAGCCCGATACGGCGACCACCGGTCCGGCAGCCACCACCCCCGCCCTCGCCTCGTCGGCCGATCCGCGTTTCGTCAAGGCGGGCCAGTGTGTCCGCAACGAGGGCGTGGTCGCCGGCAAGCCGAAGTTGATCATCACCGAGTGTGTCCCGAAGACGTACGAGGTACTACGCCGTTTCGACGGGGCGACCAGTGGTGAAAGGGACGCCGAGGCGAAGTGCGGCAAGGTGGAGGGCTACACCAACTGGTACTTCTTCGACAGCGAGCTGGACACCCTCGACTTCGTCCTCTGTCTGAAGCAGCGCTGA
- a CDS encoding EamA family transporter produces MTSPSSAATPARPALIWTALILVYVLWGSTYLGIRVVVESLPSLGSAAARFGTAALVLAVVLRLRRGPGALRVDRRQLGSAALVGVLLLAGGNGLVVLAESGPPGVAVPSGIAALLVATVPLLVVLLRTVSGDRPPGWTFAGVTLGFLGLVLLVLPRGGSGAVPVVGALTVVAAATCWSVGSFLSNRLRMPADPFVATVYEMLAGAVVLVVLALARGELRGFSPGQVTTRSWLALAYLTVAGSLVAFTAYVWLLAHAPISLASTYAYVNPVVAVALGALLVAEPITGQVLFGGAVIVAGVALVVTTERPRRTAGRGAVTVPSRR; encoded by the coding sequence ATGACCTCACCTTCCTCGGCCGCGACACCCGCTCGACCCGCCCTGATCTGGACCGCACTGATCCTGGTCTACGTACTGTGGGGTTCCACGTACCTCGGTATCCGGGTCGTGGTGGAGTCGCTGCCCTCGCTCGGCTCTGCCGCGGCCCGCTTCGGCACCGCCGCGCTGGTGCTGGCGGTCGTCCTGCGGCTCCGGCGGGGGCCGGGCGCGCTGCGGGTCGACCGTCGACAGCTCGGCTCCGCCGCGCTGGTCGGGGTGCTGCTGCTCGCCGGGGGCAACGGCCTGGTGGTGCTCGCCGAGTCCGGCCCGCCCGGGGTGGCGGTGCCGTCGGGGATCGCCGCGCTGCTGGTGGCCACCGTCCCGCTCCTGGTGGTCCTGCTGCGTACGGTCTCCGGGGACCGGCCGCCGGGGTGGACCTTCGCCGGGGTGACGCTGGGCTTCCTCGGGCTGGTGCTGCTGGTGCTGCCCCGGGGCGGCTCCGGGGCGGTGCCGGTGGTCGGGGCGCTCACCGTGGTCGCGGCGGCCACCTGCTGGTCGGTGGGGTCGTTCCTGTCCAACCGGCTGCGGATGCCCGCCGACCCGTTCGTCGCCACCGTCTACGAGATGCTCGCCGGGGCGGTGGTGCTCGTCGTGCTGGCCCTGGCCCGCGGCGAACTGCGTGGCTTCTCCCCGGGGCAGGTGACGACCCGTTCCTGGCTCGCCCTGGCGTACCTGACGGTGGCCGGTTCGCTGGTGGCCTTCACCGCGTACGTCTGGTTGCTGGCCCACGCCCCCATCTCGCTGGCCTCCACCTACGCCTACGTGAATCCGGTGGTGGCGGTGGCTCTCGGCGCGCTGCTGGTGGCCGAGCCGATCACCGGCCAGGTGTTGTTCGGCGGGGCGGTGATCGTGGCCGGCGTCGCGCTGGTGGTGACCACCGAGCGCCCCCGGCGCACGGCCGGTCGCGGGGCGGTCACCGTGCCGTCGCGCCGGTGA
- a CDS encoding prepilin peptidase produces MSATLATAASTPAGPVVALATLGALVGLAAPRIARAFPPSTPPIPTEPVPTAPAEHVPAAPAEPVPAAPAEPVPTLPAEPVPTPPVPVESPSSPPAAVGSLRVAPIGVAAVGTVVFGGLAAVRGAEPALPAFLLVAAVGLVLAVVDVTSLRLPDPLVGAAALGGGVALTGAAVAAGAPGRLLLALVGAVLSGLLYVVLALLPRSRLGFGDVKLAAALGLPLGWLGWPTLWLGLLLPHLLNGVLVLALLATGRVRRDTALPFGPALLTGAWLAVLLA; encoded by the coding sequence ATGTCCGCCACCCTGGCGACGGCAGCCTCGACGCCTGCCGGCCCGGTGGTCGCGCTGGCGACGCTCGGTGCCCTGGTCGGCCTCGCTGCGCCCCGGATCGCCCGCGCCTTCCCGCCTTCCACCCCGCCCATCCCCACCGAGCCCGTGCCCACCGCGCCGGCCGAGCACGTCCCCGCCGCGCCGGCCGAGCCCGTCCCCGCCGCGCCCGCCGAGCCAGTGCCCACCCTGCCGGCCGAGCCAGTGCCCACCCCGCCCGTGCCCGTCGAGTCGCCTTCGAGCCCGCCTGCCGCCGTCGGGTCGCTCCGTGTCGCGCCGATCGGGGTCGCGGCTGTGGGGACGGTGGTCTTCGGCGGGTTGGCCGCCGTGCGGGGGGCCGAACCGGCCCTGCCGGCGTTCCTCCTGGTGGCAGCCGTGGGCCTGGTGCTGGCGGTGGTGGACGTGACCAGTCTGCGGCTACCCGACCCGCTGGTCGGCGCGGCGGCCCTCGGCGGCGGTGTCGCCCTGACCGGTGCGGCCGTCGCCGCCGGTGCCCCGGGCCGCCTGCTCCTCGCGCTGGTGGGAGCCGTGCTCTCCGGCCTGCTGTACGTGGTGCTGGCGCTGCTGCCCCGGTCCCGGCTCGGCTTCGGGGACGTGAAGCTGGCGGCGGCGCTCGGCCTGCCGCTGGGTTGGCTGGGCTGGCCCACCCTCTGGCTCGGCCTGCTCCTGCCGCACCTGCTCAACGGGGTGCTGGTGCTGGCGCTGCTGGCCACCGGGCGGGTACGCCGGGACACCGCGCTGCCCTTCGGCCCCGCCCTGCTCACCGGGGCCTGGCTCGCCGTCCTCCTCGCCTGA
- a CDS encoding UvrD-helicase domain-containing protein → MPPFNAAPPGGVPPFVADLHIHSKYSRACSRDLTLPNLGWWARRKGIGVLGTGDFTHPAWYDHLRETLQPAEPGLYRLGPEAEADIARRLPPRLADAAEADPVRFMLSVEISTIYKRDDRTRKVHHLIYLPDLDAVARFNTALGRIGNLGSDGRPILGLDSRDLLEITLDASEDGYLVPAHIWTPWFSALGSKSGFDAIADCYADLAGHVFAVETGLSSDPAMNWRVGSLDRYRLVSNSDAHSPPALAREATVFSSARDYFAIRDALRTGDGLAGTIEFFPEEGKYHADGHRLCGVNWSPERTRAAGGRCPECGKPLTVGVLSRVEELADRPDGHRPEHAREVTHLVPLAEILGEINKVGPRSKKVEGKLNELVAALGPELEILTRTSVDEIGRVGGELLAEGIGRLRRGDVRRVPGYDGEYGVITLFDPAELGGAAGSGQETLFDVPVPAQRRPTEPAAKPKTRRPAAAKAEPKPKPAPTPPPPPIASTPSPHEPFEPMLAGMEEVGTGLLDRLDAMQRVAASAPGGPLLIVAGPGTGKTRTLTHRIAYLCAELNVFPEQCLAITFTRRAAEELRHRLDGLLGPVAEDVTVGTFHSLGLSILRENAGAAGLPEGFRIADDAERAAARSEAGDDPARYTALLRKQDLVDLDELLTLPVALLQSDKKLVREYRERWRWIFVDEYQDVDPVQYDLLRLLSPADGNLCAIGDPDQAIYSFRGADVGYFLRFSEDFTDARLVRLNRNYRSSAPILAAAVQAIAPSSLVRGRRLDPARLDPEAPLVGRYPAASVADEADFVVRTVDDLVGGLSHRSLDSGRIDGRSTTLSFSDIAVLYRTDAQAAPIVDALARANIPVQKRSHDRLRDRPGVLAIARELRHADGLTGGLPARVRLAGQVLAERFAAPTLDAAGTVRPEDVRTAVDLLTPLARRCGDDLELFLGQLATGAEVDALDPRAEAVTLLTLHAAKGLEFPVVFLVGVEDALLPLRWPGSTPDDDAIAEERRLFFVGLTRAQDRLYVSHAARRVRHGTERDCRPSPFLDVVDPGLFERFGEAEPRRPKDRQLRLI, encoded by the coding sequence GTGCCTCCGTTCAACGCCGCTCCCCCTGGTGGCGTCCCGCCGTTCGTCGCGGACCTGCACATCCACTCGAAGTACTCCCGCGCGTGCAGCCGCGATCTCACCCTGCCCAACCTCGGTTGGTGGGCCAGACGCAAGGGCATCGGCGTGCTCGGCACCGGGGACTTCACCCATCCCGCCTGGTACGACCACCTGCGGGAGACCCTGCAACCGGCCGAGCCCGGCCTGTACCGGCTCGGCCCGGAGGCCGAGGCGGACATCGCCCGGCGGCTGCCGCCCCGGCTGGCCGACGCCGCGGAGGCCGACCCGGTCCGGTTCATGCTGAGCGTGGAGATCTCCACCATCTACAAGCGGGACGACCGGACCCGCAAGGTGCACCACCTGATCTACCTGCCCGACCTGGACGCGGTGGCCCGGTTCAACACCGCGCTGGGCCGGATCGGCAACCTCGGCTCGGACGGCCGGCCGATCCTCGGCCTGGACTCCCGGGACCTGCTGGAGATCACCCTCGACGCCAGCGAAGACGGCTACCTGGTGCCGGCGCACATCTGGACGCCGTGGTTCTCCGCGCTCGGCTCGAAGTCCGGCTTCGACGCGATCGCCGACTGCTACGCCGACCTGGCCGGGCACGTCTTCGCGGTGGAGACCGGGCTCTCCTCCGACCCGGCGATGAACTGGCGGGTCGGCAGCCTGGACCGCTACCGGCTGGTCTCCAACTCGGACGCCCACTCCCCGCCGGCCCTGGCCCGGGAGGCCACCGTCTTCTCGTCGGCCCGCGACTACTTCGCCATCCGGGACGCGCTGCGGACCGGGGACGGGCTGGCCGGGACGATCGAGTTCTTCCCCGAGGAGGGCAAGTACCACGCCGACGGGCACCGGCTCTGCGGCGTCAACTGGTCGCCGGAGCGGACCCGGGCGGCCGGCGGACGCTGCCCGGAGTGCGGCAAGCCGCTGACCGTGGGGGTGCTCAGCCGGGTCGAGGAGCTGGCCGACCGGCCGGACGGGCACCGCCCGGAGCACGCCCGCGAGGTGACCCACCTGGTGCCGCTGGCCGAGATCCTCGGTGAGATCAACAAGGTGGGGCCCCGGTCCAAGAAGGTCGAGGGGAAGCTCAACGAGCTGGTCGCCGCGCTCGGCCCGGAGCTGGAGATCCTCACCCGTACCTCGGTCGACGAGATCGGCCGGGTCGGCGGGGAGCTGCTCGCCGAGGGCATCGGCCGACTGCGCCGGGGCGACGTGCGCCGGGTGCCCGGCTACGACGGCGAGTACGGCGTGATCACCCTCTTCGACCCGGCCGAGCTGGGCGGGGCCGCCGGCTCGGGGCAGGAGACGCTGTTCGACGTACCGGTGCCGGCGCAGCGCAGGCCGACGGAGCCGGCGGCGAAACCGAAGACCCGGCGACCGGCGGCGGCGAAGGCCGAACCGAAGCCGAAGCCCGCGCCGACCCCACCGCCACCACCGATCGCCTCGACCCCCTCACCGCATGAGCCGTTCGAGCCGATGCTCGCCGGGATGGAGGAGGTCGGCACCGGTCTGCTGGACCGGTTGGACGCGATGCAGCGGGTGGCCGCCTCCGCGCCGGGCGGCCCGCTGTTGATCGTGGCCGGGCCGGGCACCGGCAAGACCCGGACGCTGACCCACCGGATCGCCTACCTCTGTGCCGAGCTGAACGTCTTCCCCGAACAGTGCCTGGCGATCACCTTCACCCGGCGGGCCGCCGAGGAGCTGCGGCACCGGCTCGACGGGCTGCTCGGCCCGGTCGCCGAGGACGTCACCGTCGGCACCTTCCACTCGCTCGGGCTGAGCATCCTGCGGGAGAACGCCGGGGCGGCCGGCCTGCCGGAGGGTTTCCGGATCGCCGACGACGCCGAGCGGGCGGCGGCCCGGTCGGAGGCCGGCGACGACCCGGCCCGCTACACGGCGCTGCTGCGCAAGCAGGATCTGGTCGACCTGGACGAGCTGCTCACCCTGCCGGTCGCGTTGCTCCAGAGCGACAAGAAGCTGGTCCGGGAGTACCGGGAACGCTGGCGGTGGATCTTCGTCGACGAGTACCAGGACGTCGACCCCGTCCAGTACGACCTGCTGCGGCTGCTCAGCCCCGCCGACGGCAACCTCTGCGCCATCGGCGACCCGGACCAGGCGATCTACTCGTTCCGGGGTGCCGACGTCGGCTACTTCCTGCGCTTCTCCGAGGACTTCACCGACGCCCGGCTGGTCCGGCTCAACCGCAACTACCGCTCGTCCGCGCCGATCCTCGCCGCCGCCGTCCAGGCCATCGCGCCGTCGTCGCTGGTCCGGGGCCGCCGGCTCGACCCGGCCCGGCTCGACCCGGAGGCCCCGCTGGTCGGCCGCTACCCGGCGGCGTCCGTCGCCGACGAGGCCGACTTCGTGGTACGCACCGTCGACGACCTGGTCGGCGGGCTCTCCCACCGGTCGCTGGACTCGGGGCGCATCGACGGCCGGTCCACCACCCTGTCCTTCTCCGACATCGCGGTGCTCTACCGCACCGACGCCCAGGCCGCCCCGATCGTGGACGCCCTGGCCCGGGCCAACATCCCGGTGCAGAAGCGGTCGCACGACCGGCTCCGGGACCGGCCCGGCGTGCTCGCGATCGCCCGGGAACTGCGGCACGCCGACGGCCTCACCGGTGGGCTGCCCGCCCGGGTCAGGCTCGCCGGTCAGGTGCTCGCCGAACGGTTCGCCGCCCCCACCCTGGACGCCGCCGGCACGGTCCGCCCCGAGGACGTCCGGACCGCCGTCGACCTGCTCACCCCGCTGGCCCGGCGCTGCGGCGACGACCTGGAGCTGTTCCTCGGCCAGCTCGCCACCGGGGCCGAGGTGGACGCGCTGGACCCGCGCGCCGAGGCGGTCACCCTGCTCACCCTGCACGCCGCGAAGGGGCTGGAGTTCCCGGTGGTCTTCCTGGTCGGCGTCGAGGACGCTCTGCTGCCGCTGCGCTGGCCCGGCTCGACGCCCGACGACGACGCGATCGCCGAGGAGCGGCGGCTGTTCTTCGTCGGGCTGACCCGCGCCCAGGACCGGCTCTACGTCAGCCACGCCGCCCGCCGGGTGCGCCACGGCACCGAACGCGACTGCCGGCCGTCGCCGTTCCTGGACGTGGTCGACCCGGGGCTGTTCGAACGGTTCGGCGAGGCCGAGCCGCGCCGGCCGAAGGACCGCCAGCTCCGCCTGATCTGA